One Microplitis mediator isolate UGA2020A chromosome 3, iyMicMedi2.1, whole genome shotgun sequence DNA segment encodes these proteins:
- the LOC130665348 gene encoding uncharacterized protein LOC130665348, with protein MLTNNPVVNFESSTLKEKIESDINNSLTSNIIEEIGKSPYTYNLGYEQFIKNLYVTIIHSMVCDADLISNRIKFSVVDIPLIEPIILVEDDESQLLHVLSRSLMRRIFHHKGNLKIISSDMVSSTSLVNDNNNNNNDKNSSHFSPTKMLKLKDDKNYRELNEDSIYLSSIIQEKLLLCYVTVEHAAMHYCQYILNGDNPDYEHNLLEDIKVKRSKHIFLHELITTKESRTIDRYLGK; from the coding sequence atgcttACTAATAATCCGGTagttaattttgaatcatcaacattgaaagaaaaaatagaaagtgACATAAATAATAGCTTGACATCAAATATTATTGAAGAAATTGGAAAATcaccatatacatataatttgGGGTACGaacaattcattaaaaatctatatgttACCATAATACATTCGATGGTTTGTGATGCTGATTTAATATCTAATCGTATCAAATTTAGTGTTGTTGATATACCATTAATCGAGCCGATTATTTTAGTTGAAGATGACGAGAGTCAATTATTACACGTATTATCACGCTCATTGATGCGTCGCATTTTTCATCACAAaggtaatttgaaaataattagcaGTGACATGGTATCATCAACGTCTCtagttaatgataataataataacaataatgataaaaattcgtcacatttttcaccaacaaaaatgttaaaattgaaagatgataaaaattatcgtgaaTTAAACGAagattcaatttatttgtcaagtattattcaagaaaaattattattgtgttaTGTCACTGTCGAGCATGCTGCTATGCACTACTgtcaatatatattaaatggtGATAATCCAGATTATGAGCATAATTTATTAGAAGACATTAAAGTTAAACGTTCGAAACATATTTTCCTACATGAATTAATCACTACAAAAGAAAGTCGTACAATTGATAGATATTTaggtaaataa
- the LOC130665347 gene encoding uncharacterized protein LOC130665347 produces the protein MTYIVCSMFIVSIIFMCLYQLQQINASETNKKSLKLFSALNVNTFRIQNRKIDDCNLERQYCFHDSDCFNRCRSKNGEFLCIAGKCKISVNFTKPDGTEECKLKEGMAPFLVGIPELGTVAPLCKSVDPGIVYKDVKTGKIKNRMCENGDIKSIDYLTEWPDSHQCGCDNDQVLVVIPRTETVRQHVKCVDAIHAWLYAENKLLFDKKSTNETPDSSNSKNHQLTAPKDYWEIYKNARERGIY, from the coding sequence aTGACATATATCGTTTGTTCAATGTTTATTgtatcaattattttcatgtgTTTATACCAATTACAGCAAATTAACGCAagtgaaacaaataaaaagtcattaaaattattcagcgctttaaatgtcaacacTTTTAGAAtacaaaatagaaaaatagatGATTGCAATTTAGAACGACAATATTGCTTTCATGACAGTGATTGTTTTAACCGTTGCAGGTCTAAGAATGGTGAATTTCTTTGTATCGCTGGCAAATGTAAGATTTCAGTTAACTTTACAAAGCCGGATGGCACTGAAGAATGTAAATTAAAAGAGGGTATGGCGCCATTTTTAGTCGGCATACCAGAATTAGGAACTGTTGCACCACTTTGTAAGTCAGTTGATCCCGGTATTGTTTACAAAGATGTAAAAAcagggaaaataaaaaacagaaTGTGCGAAAACGGTGATATTAAAAGTATAGATTATTTAACTGAGTGGCCTGATTCACACCAATGTGGCTGCGATAACGACCAAGTACTTGTCGTTATTCCCAGAACTGAAACAGTACGTCAACATGTAAAGTGTGTGGATGCTATACATGCTTGGCTCTAtgctgaaaataaattacttttcgataaaaaatcaACGAACGAGACTCCAGATAGCTCAAATAGTAAGAATCATCAATTAACCGCGCCTAAAGACTACTGGGAAATTTACAAGAACGCCAGAGAGCGAGGCATATACTGA
- the LOC130665346 gene encoding uncharacterized protein LOC130665346 yields MFTLDKISTQLSYTEKTQCVFEELGRCSINREFGIVCREHAKQIFGIALISAVVVLPTGESRHHAVVSTEPRNIFLPFPYEFTFNTDRKINHEVKPCLKRDVLRDEISHYVQQMEVNSPALSYNIESALVSLLTDGLMFNQALRQASYNFQVFCNPNIRMYLEKRWENCFVTVKLTDNGTRFVEYPIKMLPLFYQIMFMYLTLSNNQLDPKTNPQAANTYHQLQPKIILHATRYRFEYCNHQEPSKLCLLRGNANYATPLVLAGRQVHKYNVELFKQGAYYNYSLNDDFEFCAPSVNN; encoded by the coding sequence atgtttacattGGATAAAATTTCGACTCAATTgtcgtacacagaaaaaactcAGTGCGTATTTGAAGAATTGGGAAGATGTTCAATAAATCGTGAATTTGGTATTGTATGTAGAGAACACGCGAAACAAATTTTCGGTATTGCATTAATAAGTGCCGTTGTTGTGTTACCAACCGGGGAATCACGGCATCATGCAGTTGTATCAACTGAACCACGTAACATATTTTTACCATTTCCCTACGAATTTACATTCAATACTgatcgaaaaataaatcatgAAGTGAAACCGTGTCTTAAAAGGGATGTGCTACGTGATGAAATAAGCCATTACGTTCAACAAATGGAAGTTAATTCTCCGGCATTAAGTTATAATATTGAATCAGCATTAGTAAGTTTATTAACAGATGGTTTAATGTTTAATCAAGCATTACGACAAGCATCATataattttcaagtattttgtaATCCTAACATTAGAATGTATTTAGAAAAAAGATGGGAAAATTGTTTCGTTACGGTTAAGCTTACAGACAATGGAACAAGATTTGTCGAGTACCCAATTAAAATGCTGCCATTATTTTATCAGATAATGTTTATGTACTTAACATTGAGTAATAATCAACTTGATCCCAAAACGAATCCTCAAGCAGCAAATACTTATCATCAACTTCaacctaaaataatattacacgCTACACGCTATCGATTTGAATATTGTAATCATCAAGAACCATCAAAACTATGTTTATTACGAGGTAATGCCAATTATGCTACCCCGCTCGTATTAGCTGGTAGACaagtacataaatataatgtTGAGTTATTTAAACAAGGCGCATATTACAATTATTCATTGAAtgatgattttgaattttgtgcACCGTCAgtgaataattga
- the LOC130665544 gene encoding uncharacterized protein LOC130665544 — MAYQENVDELLSDALSFNNELKTCNTIHNLQCNDDFLRLSGHMIPTIYGIETITIPQFITTKKAEKLPTETKYLIKSILSIKNSYLDKIKNVLNRIYPLIVININKFHTLRLIYDCEIKEIDRKPRIRQSVFAEMFNLTLQRIGHDIKDPKILYKFLTLLSEPLDWVDYYNIIKKYCHVNFMVYKRDLPTAKLFVHNSDLNSTPLILLHFTNSQVIDLIDIYGKGSQLFQKYMNL, encoded by the coding sequence aTGGCATATCAAGAAAATGTTGATGAACTTTTGTCAGATGCATTGTcatttaataatgaattaaaaacatgTAATACAATTCATAATTTACAATgtaatgatgattttttacgATTAAGTGGTCATATGATTCCAACAATTTATGGTATTGAAACAATTACGATACCACAATTTATTACTACAAAAAAGGCGGAAAAATTGCCAACGGaaacaaaatatttgataaaaagtatattatctatcaaaaatagttatttagataaaataaaaaatgttttgaatCGAATTTATCCATTGATTGTtatcaatatcaataaatttcataCCTTACGTTTAATTTATGATTGTGAAATTAAGGAAATTGATCGGAAACCACGTATACGACAGTCAGTATTTGCTgaaatgtttaatttaacattacaaCGTATTGGGCATGATATCAAAGatcctaaaattttgtataaatttttaacattattGTCCGAGCCACTTGATTGggttgattattataatattataaaaaaatattgtcacGTTAATTTTATGGTCTACAAAAGAGATTTACCAACAGCAAAATTGTTTGTACATAATTCTGATCTTAATTCAACGccacttattttattacactttACAAACAGTCAAGTCATTGATCTTATTGATATATATGGAAAAGGTTCTCAATTAttccaaaaatatatgaatttatga
- the LOC130665277 gene encoding uncharacterized protein LOC130665277 has translation MDDHHCLDRDRLRLRLRLDDFLRLSPKRLTDLEPRLNDRLLERLLDRDRDLDRDRDRERFLDLLLERDTDRERDLLRDFLIMKHLLQLLENTSLEYNNELYDTFLLLSNYDTSFVTADDMKFLMTSVFENITLYKIFIHIENITSIINDDELLTKIDTLILNSFGDNELSKLKITSMNKLESINSLISLLSTIPIYTFTINITNAKSVSENNLQNNLPISTQKMLLKNQTLFNANDEIHKSYRCHNKIDSIDIYVGPPVYYDEFTNSLCLLMNIPSNKLWQSSHNSDGYKTQMVIVNELNIVNAELNNLDLSEVIESAMNQQILGVHNIKNIIDDALYILNYDQQSNDETDYDNYEEDENYTSSENFEVNDNISDELNNKLQHILLINDTIKSEKNSLTLNKLDDVVLKALKTKIKNLELNIVNNPLSSLLNSTLPSDIEICNNLNRLTVKSIFMSYRNFKNNMPLLQMNTIACPLIYKQFLAIFPFYDGNVINILKCNEVSELQCDGSYDVLSLRPHPAYNPSYISNAVIKKLNLLISFLEFDGNYTTFENVINLISFDIDDLSSIMTIMLSMTNMVYVTVCTAIYTYHLSIFKHYHVQSMYRLTCILGPDAYKLMLNNNINLPLIKKETSKLHLLSIKALFPTQLHLADVSLDEFDDDIVYDDNVNKYKLNKHFSKIYPEYVIWLYLLSLSNLNTVRDNKVIKRENYLLMMLRNIIENPNELYYIKNKLHHNISELNAKLSANNIYELMDFDNENLDDEINLTDLSSLDEIEEPIVDRVNYQPEQHNIDIIYRYLIRNNCSLQNDIWGLLHYMLRSKNIDKYIDCIKCYAQDL, from the exons atggATGACCATCATTGC TTAGATCGTGATCGACTACGACTACGTCTACGGCTTGATGATTTTTTACGATTAAGTCCAAAACGTTTAACGGATTTAGAGCCCCGTCTCAATGATCGACTTCTTGAACGACTTCTTGATCGTGATCGCGATCTCGATCGAGATCGAGATCGAGAGCGTTTTCTTGACCTACTTCTTGAACGTGATACAGATCGTGAACGTGATCTACTGCGag acttccTCATAATGAAGCACTTGTTGCAATTACTAGAAAACACTTCTCTTGAATACAATAATGAACTATATgacacatttttattattatcaaactATGACACTTCATTCGTGACAGCTGAcgacatgaaatttttaatgacgtCAGTGTTTGAAAACATCACgctatacaaaatatttatacacattgaaaatataacatcaattattaatgacgatgaattattaacaaaaatagatacattgattttaaatagttttggTGATAATGAACTGAGTAAATTAAAGATAACATCAATGAATAAATTAGAATCTATTAATtctttaatatcattattatcaacaatacCAATCTAtacatttacaataaatataacaaacgCTAAATCGgtaagtgaaaataatttacaaaataatttaccaaTAAGTAcccaaaaaatgttattaaaaaatcaaacatTATTTAATGCTAATGatgaaattcataaatcaTATCGCTGTCACAATAAAATTGATTCAATAGATATTTACGTTGGACCACCAGTTTATTATGACGAGTTTACTAATTCTCTATGTCTATTAATGAATATACCAAGTAACAAATTATGGCAATCAAGTCATAACAGCGATGGTTACAAAACCCAAATGGTTAttgtaaatgaattaaatatcGTAAACGCCGAACTGAATAATTTGGATTTGAGTGAAGTTATTGAATCGGCAATGAATCAACAAATCCTTGGAGTACACAACATAAAGAATATTATAGATGATGcactatatattttaaactatGACCAGCAATCAAATGACGAAACAGATTATGATAACTATGAAGAAGATGAAAATTATACAAGTagtgaaaattttgaagtaaatgataatatatcagatgaattaaataataagttacaACATATATTGTTAATCAATGATACaataaaatctgaaaaaaattcgttgaCATTAAACAAATTAGATGATGTTGTGCTAAAAGCattgaaaactaaaataaaaaatttagagttgAATATTGTTAATAATCCGCTATCATCGCTATTAAATTCAACATTACCGTCAGATATTGAAATATGTAACAACCTTAATCGTCTAACTGTTAAGTCAATATTTATGTCCTatcgtaatttcaaaaataatatgcCATTATTGCAAATGAATACAATAGCGTGCCCATtgatttataaacaatttttggcAATATTTCCATTTTACGATGGTAATGTTATCaatatattaaaatgtaaTGAAGTTAGTGAATTACAGTGTGATGGCAGTTATGATGTTCTGTCATTAAGACCACATCCGGCTTATAATCCATCATATATATCAAACGCAGTTATAAAGAAGCTAAACTTATTGAtatcatttttagaatttgaTGGTAATTATACAACATTTgaaaatgttattaatttaatatcatttgATATTGATGATTTGTCAAGTATTATGACTATTATGCTTTCAATGACAAATATGGTTTACGTAACTGTTTGTACTGCTATTTATACATATCATTTAAGTATATTTAAACATTATCATGTACAAAGTATGTATCGCTTAACGTGTATACTCGGTCCTGACGcatataaattaatgttaaataataatattaatttacctttaattaaaaaagaaacaagTAAATTACATTTACTATCTATTAAAGCGTTATTTCCTACTCAATTACATTTAGCTGATGTGTCGCTTGATGAATTTGACGACGATATAGTTTATGATgataatgttaataaatataaattaaataagcacttcagtaaaatttatccAGAATACGTGATAtggttatatttattatcgttaagtaatttaaatacagTACGCGATAATAAGGTGATAAAacgtgaaaattatttattaatgatgtTACGTAACATTATTGAAAACCCAAACGAAttgtattatattaaaaataaattgcaccATAATATAAGCGAATTGAATGCAAAATTATCCGCtaacaatatttatgaattaatggATTTTGATAATGAAAATCTTGATGATGAAATTAATCTGACAGATCTCTCAAGTTTGGATGAGATTGAAGAACCAATTGTTGATCGCGTTAATTATCAACCTGAACAACATAATATCGATATTATTTATCGGTATTTGATTAGAAATAATTGCAGTTTACAAAACGATATATGGGGATTACTGCATTATATGTTACggagtaaaaatattgataaatatattgattgtATAAAATGTTACGCTcaagatttataa
- the LOC130665308 gene encoding uncharacterized protein LOC130665308, with protein MEKVFGVLEKEFDSNDLYQQVVRSIGTNDGILKKIYNNDKAAFDRNIINKIIQLCQKKEYGINDLLELEDIVKLSIFTEYIEEKNIERLSILEKYLDAYLSAICKYKNLNFFMIRNKLLPLLRVRTKPPVGELDILSKGKVIMKYPELVNNRKINNNVDIAHMIRAQQLHVRNSPCERVTYVDCNNSFGNKQIVLTGPIFTTVATGMINLQNTMLKNDNDMGISVKPFLEVNTVNWDV; from the coding sequence ATGGAAAAAGTTTTTGGAGTATTAGAAAAAGAATTCGATAGTAATGATTTATATCAACAAGTCGTACGTTCAATTGGTACTAATGACGgtattctgaaaaaaatttataataatgataaagcagcatttgatagaaatataataaataaaataatccaaTTATGTCAAAAAAAAGAGTACGGTATAAATGATCTACTTGAATTAGAAGATATTGTTAAGTTGTCAATATTCACAGAatatattgaagaaaaaaatatcgaacGTTTAAGtatattggaaaaatatttagatGCTTATCTATCAGCTATttgtaaatacaaaaatttaaacttttttatgatacgtaataaattattgccaCTATTACGTGTTAGAACAAAACCACCGGTAGGCGAATTGGACATTCTATCAAAGGGCAAAGTTATTATGAAATATCCCGAACTTGTTAATaatcgtaaaattaataacaatgttGACATTGCTCATATGATACGAGCACAACAATTACACGTACGTAATTCCCCATGTGAACGAGTTACTTATGTCGATTGTAATAATTCATTCGGTAACAAACAAATTGTCTTAACTGGGCCGATTTTTACTACTGTTGCTACAGGTAtgattaatttacaaaatactatgttgaaaaatgataatgatatgGGGATTAGTGTTAAACCATTTTTGGAAGTGAATACCGTTAATTGGGAtgtttaa
- the LOC130665309 gene encoding uncharacterized protein LOC130665309 yields the protein MRLSHEYFMNVLKDPIFLNRVKIHENDDFKTRSIQVTNKDACTLFWIKIWNEILIPMYKNLEFYRKIKELDLTTPIFALDYPDYDYVNLLGVPPTWTEIYYSSTITNNTDTPFLKPVFASHIIFIGYIILALIILFHFILKY from the coding sequence atgCGTTTGTCAcatgaatattttatgaatGTACTAAAAGATCCAATATTTCTTAATCGAGTAAAAATACATGAGAATGATGATTTTAAAACACGTTCTATTCAAGTAACAAACAAAGATGCCTGTACATTGTTTTGGATAAAAATATGGAATGAAATATTGATACCAATGTACAAAAATCTTGAATTTTATCGTAAAATCAAAGAACTTGATTTAACAACACCAATTTTTGCACTTGACTATCCTGACTACGattatgttaatttattagGTGTTCCACCAACATGGacagaaatttattattccagtacaataacaaataatacaGATACTCCATTTTTAAAACCCGTATTCGCTtctcatattatatttataggttACATTATATtagcattaattattttatttcattttatacttaaatactaa
- the LOC130665307 gene encoding uncharacterized protein LOC130665307 produces MNCLIYLYHDDALRSKYETNQYKNIISARNDTIWRLCRTYFEHVFKYDRTSKKAITIMEPISSSNNKMPSQFTELKLMHQITLILFCGNCKQMSDDYLNEQDLHHYTHYIKYKDGESFEILNDKLKNLSLTYESYGLTRASVIVLDLDDTLIDDSINPRSQRLINQLNQFKRIFNFVVLWSHGTTNHVRDSLNALKISRKFFDLIITRPTLQVCGSNKGIGVVLGELYRQFQVREITFSCIVDDLQSNFTDDYMLFVHVPKYNDTEDLSDFYDWILKEIPQIKNDCESNDGVVSVRKLSW; encoded by the coding sequence atgaattgtttaatatatttgtatcATGATGATGCACTTCGTTCAAAATATGAAACAAatcaatacaaaaatataatatcagCACGTAATGATACAATTTGGAGATTATGTCGTACATATTTTGAGCATGTATTTAAATATGACAGAACAAGTAAAAAAGCAATAACAATAATGGAACCAATTTCATCatcaaacaataaaatgcCATCACAATTTACCGAATTAAAATTGATGCATCAaataacattaattttattttgtggtaATTGTAAACAAATGTCTGATGATTATTTAAACGAACAAGATTTACACCATTACACCCattacattaaatataaagacGGTGAatcatttgaaatattaaatgataaattgaaaaatttatcattaacatACGAGTCGTATGGTTTAACGCGTGCAAGTGTTATTGTACTTGATCTAGACGATACATTAATAGATGATTCAATAAATCCACGTTCGCAACGACTGATAAATCAACTAAATCAATTTAAAcgtatatttaattttgtcgTATTATGGTCACACGGTACAACAAATCATGTACGTGACTCTTTGAATGCATTGAAAATATCGCGAAagttttttgatttaattatcacgAGACCGACATTACAGGTCTGTGGTTCAAATAAAGGTATTGGTGTTGTATTGGGCGAATTGTATAGACAATTTCAAGTACGTGAGATAACATTTTCATGCATTGTTGATGATTTACAAAGTAATTTTACTGATGATTATATGCTTTTTGTTCATGTACCGAAATACAATGACACTGAAGATTTAAGTGATTTTTACGATtggattttaaaagaaataccgcaaattaaaaatgattgtgAATCAAATGACGGTGTTGTGTCTGTTCGTAAATTaagttggtaa